The following coding sequences lie in one Silene latifolia isolate original U9 population chromosome 5, ASM4854445v1, whole genome shotgun sequence genomic window:
- the LOC141654769 gene encoding uncharacterized protein LOC141654769, protein MVSKRQRLAQRKYKQEHPDLFPKPEPTPPKDPTKIKKKKPQFKRKKSDTDPNKPRKSSSSRHPLRIPGLKPGDSCFICKDVNHIAKNCPEKAEWERNKICLYCRQRGHSMKNCRNISEEDAEQKLCYNCGENGHSLSKCPRPLQGGGTKFAQCFICKERGHLSKDCPKNTHGIYPKGGCCKICGGVTHLARDCPNQGTRNSFYDSGRAQIPLQEQQRSKVTKLFSGDDLEDDFMIEDDAKNKNDSKITDVLASDTNHTDTKVKKKEGTKVVNFANAASGMAVDDECNHKFMELKAKRIYRFIIFRIDGQQVVVDKIGGPDESYDDFANSLPENECRYAVYDFDFVTDENCQKSKIFFIAWAPETSKVRMKMVYASSKDRFKRELDGIQVELQATDPSEMSMDIIKARAL, encoded by the exons AGCAAAAGACAAAGATTAGCTCAAAGAAAGTACAAACAAGAACACCCTGATTTATTCCCAAAACCTGAACCAACTCCCCCTAAAGATCCcaccaaaataaagaagaaaaaacCCCAATTTAAGCGCAAAAAATCTGATACTGATCCAAATAAACCCAGAAAATCATCATCTAGTAGACACCCTTTGAGAATTCCTGGGTTAAAACCTGGTGACAGTTGTTTTATTTGTAAAGATGTTAATCATATTGCCAAAAATTGCCCTGAAAAAGCTGAGTGGGAACGAAACAAG ATATGCTTGTATTGTCGACAACGTGGGCATAGTATGAAGAACTGCCGTAACATAAGTGAAGAAGATGCCGAACAGAAGTTGTGTTATAACTGTGGTGAAAATGGGCACTCCTTGTCTAAATGTCCCCGTCCATTGCAGGGTG GAGGAACAAAGTTTGCTCAATGTTTTATATGTAAAGAACGTGGACATTTGAGTAAAGACTGCCCCAAAAATACCCATGGAATATACCCAAAG GGTGGCTGCTGTAAGATATGTGGTGGTGTAACTCATTTAGCTAGAGATTGTCCGAACCAGGGAACCAGAAATTCATTTTATGACAGTGGAAGAG CACAAATTCCTCTGCAAGAACAACAAAGGTCGAAGGTAACAAAACTTTTCAGTGGGGATGATCTCGAGGACGATTTCATGATAGAGGATGATGCTAAAAATAAGAATGATTCCAAGATCACAGATGTTCTTGCTTCCGACACAAACCATACTGATACAAAGGTAAAGAAGAAAGAAGGAACCAAGGTAGTGAATTTT GCGAACGCAGCGTCGGGAATGGCGGTGGACGATGAATGCAACCACAAGTTCATGGAGTTAAAAGCAAAAAGGATCTACAGGTTTATAATCTTCAGGATAGATGGCCAACAAGTGGTGGTTGACAAAATTGGTGGCCCAGATGAGAGCTATGATGACTTCGCTAACTCTTTACCTGAGAATGAATGCCGTTATGCCGTTTACGACTTCGATTTCGTCACCGATGAGAACTGCCAAAAGAGCAAGATCTTCTTCATTGCCTG GGCACCAGAAACATCAAAAGTGAGAATGAAGATGGTGTATGCAAGTTCCAAGGACAGATTCAAGAGAGAACTTGATGGAATTCAAGTTGAACTACAAGCAACTGATCCCAGTGAGATGAGCATGGACATCATTAAAGCCCGTGCATTATAG
- the LOC141654770 gene encoding uncharacterized protein LOC141654770, producing MGMDVFCGLCGNGHNNLETVEHLFRDCDFSARIWAGSMLGIRVEGAEHLNMTDWIIDWIKYLRKQEGGLKRVILFIAIIWGLWIIRNKVKFEGLANNPRVLAGVLFDSIKERAHILSNQVDHKGTLVDARGSVGDQLDQQITDLRNGIPYHMIGQPGHCSVLRIKVDASWERSFKAAFGWVAYDELGHECMRNQVTTRAESALQAEALGIRDVVSWARSGGVLHLTISSDCLLLISAIAEFTRTDHLIKDILEEIRSSASFFHCLSFCFIPRHLNSVAHGLARQAIRL from the coding sequence ATGGGGATGGATGTATTCTGTGGGTTGTGTGGAAATGGGCATAATAATTTGGAGACAGTTGAGCATCTGTTTAGGGACTGTGATTTCTCTGCTAGGATCTGGGCGGGGTCGATGCTTGGTATTAGGGTGGAAGGTGCTGAGCATCTTAATATGACCGACTGGATTATTGATTGGATTAAATACTTAAGGAAGCAGGAGGGAGGGCTGAAAAGAGTTATTTTATTCATTGCCATTATCTGGGGTCTATGGATTATTCGAAACAAGGTTAAGTTTGAAGGTCTGGCTAACAATCCTCGGGTTCTGGCTGGTGTTTTATTTGATTCTATCAAGGAGAGGGCGCATATTCTAAGCAACCAGGTAGATCACAAGGGGACACTGGTAGACGCTCGGGGGAGCGTTGGGGATCAACTTGACCAACAAATAACTGACTTACGAAATGGGATCCCATATCACATGATTGGCCAACCGGGCCATTGCTCTGTTCTTCGGATTAAGGTGGATGCGAGTTGGGAACGTTCCTTTAAGGCGGCTTTTGGATGGGTGGCTTATGATGAGTTGGGGCATGAGTGTATGCGCAATCAGGTAACTACTAGAGCGGAATCGGCACTACAGGCGGAGGCTCTCGGTATCCGTGATGTTGTTTCTTGGGCGCGTTCCGGAGGTGTTCTTCACTTAACTATCTCTTCTGATTGCCTACTTTTGATCAGTGCGATCGCTGAGTTCACAAGGACGGATCATCTGATTAAGGACATCTTGGAGGAGATTCGTAGTTCTGCAAGTTTTTTTCATTGTTTAAGTTTTTGTTTTATTCCGAGACATCTTAATAGTGTGGCACATGGCCTGGCTCGGCAGGCCATAAGATTGTAG